One Flagellimonas sp. CMM7 genomic region harbors:
- a CDS encoding TIGR04283 family arsenosugar biosynthesis glycosyltransferase codes for MKQSKSKAISILIPVLNEEAYLGKLLKHLNYNSTTKSVLEVICIDGGSTDKTTSIALEHGAAVVHSKKGRARQMNSGANYASGEILYFLHADTYPPKGFDKLILEAIEQGHESGCFRMQFDTKNPILRTFAWLSRINHTLCRGGDQSLFIKRGLFNKTKGFNEDYLIYEDTEFIRRLYQQTVFKILPEHVITSARKYREIGWIRVQFHFAMIHLKSYFGAGPDELFQYYSKHILNP; via the coding sequence ATGAAGCAAAGTAAATCAAAAGCAATAAGCATTCTCATCCCTGTACTTAACGAGGAAGCCTATCTGGGCAAATTACTGAAACATTTAAATTACAATAGCACTACAAAAAGTGTTTTGGAGGTGATTTGTATTGATGGTGGCAGTACAGACAAAACCACTTCTATTGCTTTAGAACATGGCGCTGCGGTAGTTCATTCCAAAAAAGGTCGTGCCAGACAAATGAATTCTGGAGCCAACTATGCCTCTGGAGAAATTCTTTATTTTTTACATGCAGACACGTACCCTCCAAAAGGTTTTGACAAACTTATACTTGAAGCCATTGAACAAGGTCATGAATCTGGGTGTTTTAGAATGCAGTTTGACACGAAAAATCCAATCTTACGAACTTTTGCCTGGCTTTCAAGAATAAACCACACATTATGCCGTGGAGGTGATCAGTCACTTTTTATTAAACGCGGTCTATTCAATAAGACCAAAGGATTCAATGAGGACTACCTAATTTACGAGGACACAGAATTTATACGGAGACTCTATCAGCAAACAGTATTTAAAATTCTTCCGGAACATGTAATTACCTCAGCCAGAAAATACCGAGAAATAGGATGGATAAGAGTGCAGTTCCACTTTGCCATGATTCACCTAAAAAGCTATTTTGGAGCTGGACCAGATGAACTTTTCCAATACTATTCAAAACATATCTTGAACCCATAG
- a CDS encoding hemolysin family protein has translation MDSSIIIIILSLLFSAFFSGMEIAFISANRIHIEIEKKQEGFFAKILTWLTEKPSKFIATMLIGNNIALVIYGFFMGDVLMDWFKKLVPTSYEFLNSLLTDFSLLSQTVISTLIILLTAEFLPKVLFQIYSNTLLKVFAIPAYFFYVLFSFVSWFVIKISDFVLRVFFKTEGDEVQFAFTKLELGDYITEQMETVEEEDEVDSEIQIFQNALEFSAVKAREVMVPRTEIMAVEIDETPKNLAKIFSETGYSKILVYKESIDEIIGYVHSYELFKKPKTIKNILLPVEFVPETMLIQDILNVLTKKRKSIAVVLDEYGGTSGIMTVEDIVEELFGEIEDEHDTTDLYEEQLSENVFKFSARLEVDYINENYKLELSESDEYETLGGLIMNETGEIPEQDSEIKIDNFLFHILEVSNTKIDLVTVHVLAED, from the coding sequence TTGGATTCCTCTATAATTATTATAATTCTTTCATTGCTATTTTCAGCATTCTTTTCAGGAATGGAAATAGCTTTTATTTCTGCGAATAGGATTCATATTGAAATTGAAAAAAAACAGGAAGGGTTCTTTGCCAAGATACTAACATGGCTTACTGAAAAACCCTCCAAGTTTATAGCCACCATGCTTATTGGGAATAATATTGCATTGGTTATTTACGGGTTTTTCATGGGGGATGTGTTAATGGATTGGTTTAAAAAACTGGTTCCCACATCCTATGAATTTTTGAACTCTCTTCTTACAGATTTCAGTTTACTTTCTCAAACAGTGATCTCAACGTTAATAATTTTGTTGACGGCCGAGTTCCTGCCCAAAGTGCTTTTTCAAATATATTCCAATACACTTTTAAAGGTATTCGCCATTCCAGCCTACTTTTTTTACGTGCTGTTCTCGTTTGTTTCTTGGTTTGTAATAAAGATTTCAGATTTTGTTCTTCGTGTTTTCTTTAAAACTGAAGGTGATGAGGTTCAATTTGCATTTACAAAACTGGAACTAGGGGATTATATTACGGAACAAATGGAAACTGTTGAAGAAGAGGATGAGGTAGACTCTGAAATTCAAATATTCCAGAACGCTCTGGAATTTTCTGCTGTTAAGGCACGAGAGGTAATGGTGCCTAGAACCGAAATTATGGCGGTAGAAATAGATGAGACTCCTAAAAACCTAGCCAAAATATTTTCGGAAACAGGGTATTCCAAAATATTGGTATACAAAGAAAGTATAGATGAGATTATTGGATATGTACATTCCTATGAATTGTTTAAAAAACCGAAAACTATCAAGAATATTCTACTTCCTGTTGAATTTGTGCCAGAAACCATGCTAATTCAGGATATTCTTAATGTACTTACTAAAAAAAGAAAGAGTATTGCAGTGGTTTTAGATGAATATGGTGGCACTTCTGGAATTATGACAGTGGAAGATATTGTTGAAGAGTTATTTGGCGAAATTGAGGATGAACATGATACTACGGATCTTTATGAGGAGCAACTAAGTGAAAATGTATTTAAGTTTTCTGCTCGGCTAGAAGTAGATTACATTAATGAAAATTACAAACTGGAATTATCAGAAAGCGATGAGTATGAAACGTTGGGTGGATTGATCATGAACGAGACTGGCGAAATTCCGGAACAGGACTCAGAGATAAAGATCGATAACTTTTTATTTCATATTCTAGAAGTGTCCAATACCAAAATCGACTTGGTTACGGTGCATGTTCTTGCTGAAGATTAA
- a CDS encoding rhodanese-like domain-containing protein, whose product MRFPLNLLFLLLSISTSYAQTYISGILEKFNNNTIEYVSAEELSSMEKTVLLDAREKEEFEVSHLKNAIWIGYESFEIMEVLGSIPDKDTPLIVYCSIGVRSEDIGEELEQAGYTNVKNLYGGIFEWKNKGYPVYDTDNIETQKVHAFSKYWGILLTNAEKVYQSKKETIEQKEQ is encoded by the coding sequence ATGAGATTCCCCTTAAATCTTTTATTTTTACTTCTTTCAATTTCCACTTCGTATGCACAAACATACATTTCTGGAATACTGGAAAAATTCAATAACAACACCATTGAATATGTTTCTGCGGAGGAACTAAGCAGTATGGAAAAAACTGTTTTATTGGATGCAAGAGAAAAGGAAGAATTTGAAGTTAGCCATTTAAAAAATGCTATTTGGATTGGGTATGAAAGCTTTGAAATAATGGAGGTCCTGGGGTCAATTCCAGATAAGGATACTCCATTGATTGTATACTGTTCCATAGGAGTACGATCCGAAGATATAGGTGAAGAATTAGAGCAAGCAGGCTATACCAATGTTAAAAATCTTTACGGTGGAATTTTTGAATGGAAAAACAAAGGATATCCAGTCTATGACACAGATAATATAGAAACCCAAAAAGTGCATGCTTTTAGTAAGTATTGGGGCATTCTATTGACCAACGCGGAAAAAGTATATCAATCCAAAAAAGAGACTATTGAGCAAAAAGAACAATAA
- a CDS encoding glycoside hydrolase family 32 protein: MQKTVLYFQIFLLLLSCKSKTKEKEVVQKKESKTYTEQYRPQFHFSPPEKWMNDPNGLVYNEGTYHLFYQYYPEDIVWGPMHWGHAISKDMMHWEHKPIALYPDEHGLIFSGSAVVDKKNTSGFATDGETPLVAIFTYHSMEGEKAGKKDFQTQGIAYSLDNGETWVKYEGNPVIGNDGVKDFRDPKVFWHEESQNWILALAAGDHAKFYKSSDLKEWKHLSDFGKRQGAHGGVWECPDLFHLKVEGSDEEKWVLIISINPGAPNGGSGTQYFIGEFDGKKFVSDQKEAKWLDFGTDNYAGVTYNNTPNDERIFIGWMSNWDYARDTPTKKWRSAMTVPRKLSLRKVGDDYLLANYPLEQMDKLTSEVLEKGISVPTDTSLTFNVDGLNQSQLKFTTASKDFKLIFTNDLNETLVLAMDSKNEAFMLDRMNSGKTGFQSEFGNKKHYMSVESLGVGAYEINILLDWSSIEVFIDNGLYVMTQQIFPTEPYNKLIIENLDDQSVIENAQINKMESTW, translated from the coding sequence ATGCAAAAAACAGTACTGTACTTCCAGATATTTTTGTTGCTTCTTTCCTGTAAAAGCAAGACTAAAGAAAAAGAAGTAGTTCAAAAGAAAGAATCGAAAACCTATACAGAGCAGTACCGTCCGCAGTTTCATTTTTCACCACCAGAAAAGTGGATGAACGATCCGAATGGGTTGGTCTACAACGAAGGAACGTATCATCTTTTTTATCAATACTATCCAGAGGATATTGTTTGGGGGCCAATGCATTGGGGGCATGCCATAAGTAAAGATATGATGCATTGGGAACATAAGCCCATTGCTCTTTATCCAGATGAGCATGGACTCATTTTTTCTGGAAGCGCAGTGGTGGATAAGAAAAACACTTCAGGATTTGCTACAGATGGGGAAACACCACTGGTGGCAATTTTCACCTATCATTCCATGGAAGGAGAAAAAGCGGGTAAAAAAGATTTTCAAACTCAGGGGATTGCTTACAGCTTGGACAATGGTGAGACCTGGGTTAAGTATGAAGGCAATCCTGTAATTGGTAATGATGGGGTTAAAGATTTTAGGGATCCCAAGGTTTTTTGGCATGAAGAGTCGCAAAACTGGATTTTGGCTTTAGCCGCGGGAGATCATGCTAAGTTTTATAAATCTAGCGATTTAAAAGAATGGAAACACCTAAGCGATTTTGGAAAGAGACAAGGCGCTCATGGCGGTGTTTGGGAATGCCCTGATTTATTTCATTTAAAAGTTGAAGGGTCTGATGAAGAAAAATGGGTATTGATTATAAGTATCAATCCTGGTGCACCAAATGGAGGAAGTGGCACGCAATATTTTATTGGAGAGTTTGATGGTAAGAAATTCGTTTCAGATCAAAAAGAAGCCAAATGGTTAGATTTTGGCACTGATAATTACGCAGGGGTTACATACAACAATACGCCCAATGACGAAAGAATTTTTATTGGCTGGATGAGCAATTGGGATTATGCCAGGGACACTCCAACCAAAAAGTGGCGAAGTGCTATGACCGTACCTCGAAAATTGTCACTCAGAAAGGTTGGGGATGATTATTTACTGGCAAATTACCCTTTAGAACAAATGGATAAATTAACATCAGAAGTTTTGGAAAAGGGTATTAGTGTTCCTACAGATACCTCACTAACCTTCAATGTCGATGGTTTAAATCAATCTCAGCTAAAGTTTACAACAGCTTCTAAAGATTTTAAACTGATTTTCACCAATGATTTAAATGAAACTTTGGTGCTTGCCATGGATTCTAAAAACGAGGCCTTTATGTTGGATAGAATGAACTCGGGAAAGACTGGTTTTCAATCCGAATTTGGTAACAAGAAGCATTACATGTCCGTTGAGTCTCTTGGAGTTGGGGCCTACGAAATAAACATTTTATTGGATTGGTCATCTATAGAAGTTTTCATTGATAATGGGCTTTACGTAATGACCCAACAAATCTTCCCAACTGAACCATATAATAAATTGATCATTGAAAATCTAGATGACCAATCTGTTATCGAAAATGCTCAAATAAACAAGATGGAATCTACTTGGTAA
- a CDS encoding purine-nucleoside phosphorylase has protein sequence MTKKQLDESVEYLKKKGFEAPEIGIVLGTGLGQLVDEIEDSIEAHYNHIPYFPLATVEFHTGKLIYGTIANKKVVVMQGRFHLYEGYDFLDVTYPIRVMRELGIKNLFVSNAAGAINLNYKKGDIMLIEDHINLQGGSPLAFKNVAEFGDRFADMSEPYNLDMRNKIEAIAEKEGISLQKGVYASVVGPQLETKAEYRMLKILGADAVGMSTVPEVIVANHLRLPIVAVSVLTDECDPDNLKPVNIQEIIEIAGKTEPKMIQLFKELIKVI, from the coding sequence ATGACTAAAAAGCAACTAGACGAATCCGTTGAATATTTAAAAAAGAAAGGGTTTGAAGCTCCAGAAATTGGAATTGTACTGGGCACTGGATTAGGGCAGTTGGTAGATGAAATTGAAGATTCCATTGAAGCGCATTACAACCATATACCCTATTTTCCGCTAGCTACCGTGGAGTTTCATACCGGAAAATTAATTTACGGTACTATTGCCAATAAAAAGGTTGTGGTGATGCAGGGTCGTTTTCATTTATATGAAGGTTATGATTTCTTGGATGTCACTTATCCCATTCGTGTAATGCGGGAACTTGGAATCAAAAATTTATTTGTTTCCAATGCAGCGGGAGCAATTAACCTCAATTACAAAAAAGGGGATATTATGTTGATTGAGGATCATATCAATCTTCAAGGAGGATCACCTTTGGCTTTTAAAAATGTTGCAGAATTTGGAGACCGTTTTGCAGATATGAGCGAACCTTATAATCTAGACATGCGGAATAAAATTGAAGCTATCGCCGAAAAAGAAGGTATTTCTCTTCAAAAAGGAGTTTACGCCTCTGTTGTGGGTCCTCAACTAGAAACAAAAGCAGAATATCGCATGTTAAAAATATTGGGGGCAGACGCGGTTGGCATGAGTACTGTGCCAGAAGTTATTGTTGCAAATCATTTAAGGCTGCCCATTGTAGCTGTTTCTGTTTTAACGGATGAATGCGATCCAGATAATCTAAAACCTGTGAATATTCAAGAAATCATTGAAATAGCCGGTAAGACAGAGCCTAAAATGATACAGTTATTCAAAGAGCTAATTAAGGTTATTTAA
- a CDS encoding type III pantothenate kinase has protein sequence MNLVIDIGNTLIKYAVFENNRIVFDQNSESGLFLSKVKALFELYPKINHTLISSVGALEGKEQDIVSLFCKVHVLTSASKVPFKNSYATPQTLGVDRIALAAAAFYQNPRGNTLVIDAGTCITYDMVNDSGEYVGGAISPGVQMRYKAMHNQTAGLPLLHTEEILDFIGNSTETCMHSGVVNGVSLEIDGAISQYRSRFQDLTVILTGGDSHFFAKRLKNTIFANSKFLLEGLNYLLEYNKR, from the coding sequence ATGAATCTTGTAATTGACATTGGAAATACACTGATAAAGTATGCCGTTTTTGAAAATAACAGAATTGTGTTTGATCAAAACTCGGAGTCCGGATTGTTTTTATCCAAAGTCAAAGCACTTTTTGAATTATACCCGAAAATTAATCATACGTTAATTTCTTCAGTTGGTGCCTTAGAAGGAAAGGAACAGGATATTGTGTCATTATTCTGTAAAGTTCATGTGCTTACCAGTGCATCCAAAGTCCCTTTTAAAAATAGTTATGCTACTCCGCAAACCCTGGGAGTGGACCGAATTGCTTTAGCGGCTGCAGCATTTTATCAGAATCCAAGAGGGAATACCTTGGTCATAGACGCAGGAACTTGTATTACATATGACATGGTAAACGATTCGGGTGAATATGTCGGGGGAGCCATATCTCCTGGAGTTCAAATGAGATATAAAGCTATGCACAATCAAACAGCAGGGCTGCCATTATTGCATACTGAGGAGATTTTAGATTTTATTGGGAATTCTACGGAAACATGCATGCACAGTGGGGTGGTCAATGGTGTTTCGTTAGAAATTGATGGAGCAATAAGTCAGTACCGTTCACGCTTTCAAGATTTAACAGTTATTTTAACAGGCGGGGACTCCCATTTTTTTGCTAAACGGCTAAAAAATACCATATTTGCGAATTCTAAATTTCTCTTGGAGGGGCTAAATTACTTGCTGGAATACAACAAACGCTAG
- the gap gene encoding type I glyceraldehyde-3-phosphate dehydrogenase yields MKIGINGMGRIGRAALKVINETPGLEVVAVNDIVSIENTTYLLKYDTIYGVYEKEVSHESDTLVVDGRRIQYTSIRNPEELPWAENQVDLVIESTGVFTTGDDAERHLKAGAKTVIISAPTKSTDTPTVVHGVNSQDGNTSVFSCASCTTNNISPVVEVLGRRIGIKKAIMTTVHAYTASQGMVDAPSKKNFRMGRAGAQNLIPTTTGAAIATTKALPEYAGKFDGVAIRVPVPIGSISDLTFVTERPVTAEEVNKILIEEAETERYANVLDKTDEPIVSSDIIKSPYASTVDLAMTRVVDGDLLKVMTWYDNEWGFTNQMIRQILEIKG; encoded by the coding sequence ATGAAAATAGGAATAAACGGAATGGGCCGTATAGGTAGGGCTGCTTTAAAGGTAATCAATGAAACTCCCGGTTTAGAGGTAGTGGCTGTAAACGATATTGTTTCCATAGAAAATACCACATACTTGTTAAAGTATGATACAATTTATGGAGTATATGAAAAAGAAGTCTCCCATGAGTCAGATACATTGGTGGTTGATGGGCGGAGAATTCAATATACTTCAATAAGAAATCCGGAAGAATTGCCCTGGGCAGAAAACCAAGTAGATTTAGTAATTGAAAGTACAGGGGTTTTTACAACAGGCGATGATGCTGAACGTCATTTAAAAGCAGGCGCAAAAACAGTTATAATCTCTGCGCCTACCAAAAGTACGGATACCCCAACAGTGGTGCACGGGGTAAACTCTCAAGATGGGAATACCAGCGTTTTCTCATGTGCTAGCTGTACTACAAATAATATAAGTCCTGTGGTGGAAGTTCTAGGGAGAAGGATAGGAATTAAAAAAGCAATTATGACTACTGTTCATGCTTACACCGCTTCGCAAGGAATGGTGGATGCTCCTTCAAAAAAGAATTTTAGAATGGGTAGGGCAGGTGCTCAAAATTTAATCCCAACTACTACGGGTGCGGCCATTGCAACTACAAAGGCGCTGCCAGAATATGCAGGAAAGTTTGATGGGGTCGCAATACGGGTTCCAGTTCCAATAGGATCCATCTCAGATTTGACTTTTGTAACGGAACGACCAGTTACCGCCGAAGAAGTAAATAAAATTTTAATTGAAGAGGCAGAAACGGAACGTTATGCTAATGTTTTAGATAAAACAGATGAGCCTATTGTTTCTTCAGATATTATAAAAAGTCCATATGCTTCAACAGTGGACCTTGCAATGACTAGGGTTGTAGATGGCGATCTACTTAAGGTAATGACTTGGTATGATAACGAGTGGGGATTTACCAATCAAATGATACGCCAGATTTTGGAAATTAAGGGGTAA
- a CDS encoding TIGR04282 family arsenosugar biosynthesis glycosyltransferase has product MSKKNNNLLLIFTRNPELGKCKTRLAAKVGNKAALEIYKFLLAHTVSFTRKLEAEKQVFYSEAIWENDIWDNHIYQKKLQNGLDLGVKMQNAFQDGFDSGFEKIIIIGSDMYDLSQEDMEKAFAKLDDHDYVIGPAEDGGYYLLGMTNFKKELFENKAWGTDTVLSHTLEDVKTENHFLLEAKNDVDLYEDIKDIEAFQPYLKHIEE; this is encoded by the coding sequence TTGAGCAAAAAGAACAATAACCTACTTTTAATCTTTACACGAAATCCTGAGCTTGGAAAATGTAAGACAAGATTAGCGGCAAAAGTGGGTAATAAAGCAGCATTGGAGATTTATAAATTTTTGCTTGCACACACGGTTTCCTTTACCCGGAAACTAGAAGCTGAAAAACAGGTGTTCTATTCTGAAGCTATTTGGGAAAATGACATATGGGACAACCACATCTACCAAAAAAAACTTCAAAATGGTTTAGATTTAGGGGTTAAGATGCAGAATGCTTTTCAAGATGGATTTGATTCAGGCTTTGAAAAAATCATTATTATTGGGAGTGATATGTACGACCTTTCCCAAGAGGATATGGAAAAGGCATTTGCAAAACTTGATGATCATGATTACGTAATAGGGCCTGCGGAAGATGGCGGCTATTACCTTTTAGGAATGACCAATTTTAAAAAAGAACTTTTCGAAAATAAGGCTTGGGGAACAGATACTGTATTATCCCATACCTTAGAAGATGTGAAAACTGAAAATCACTTTTTGTTGGAAGCTAAAAATGATGTTGACCTTTATGAGGATATTAAAGATATTGAAGCTTTTCAACCCTATTTAAAACATATAGAAGAATGA
- a CDS encoding DUF547 domain-containing protein: MNIILNLVFGFLLVACGGSAKVNSDTGSNERRIETAAVNESIQPESNDSKAVKVAKDTFEIVEPPKKVISETKIKSKKVKSEVLVLDHSTWNDLLKKFVDDDGNVNYAGFKKNIGGLEAYLALLSQNAPLPSWGKNKKLAFYINLYNAATVKLIVDNYPTKSIKDIPNRWKKEWISVNGDVTSLNDIEHEVLRKMGEPRIHFAINCASYSCPKLLNTAFTEQNMERLLSKATIDFVNDQKRNRFEGDTARLSKIFKWYKNDFTGETSLLGYINRYLDNPTRKDAKVEYLDYDWSLNEAK, from the coding sequence ATGAATATCATTCTAAACCTAGTTTTTGGGTTCTTACTTGTGGCATGTGGTGGTAGTGCAAAAGTTAATTCTGATACCGGTTCAAACGAAAGAAGAATCGAAACCGCGGCGGTCAATGAATCTATTCAACCGGAAAGTAACGATTCCAAGGCAGTAAAAGTAGCAAAAGACACTTTTGAAATAGTTGAGCCTCCAAAGAAAGTAATCTCAGAGACTAAAATTAAAAGTAAAAAAGTAAAATCTGAAGTTTTAGTATTGGACCATAGTACCTGGAATGATTTATTGAAAAAATTTGTGGATGACGATGGCAATGTGAATTATGCCGGATTTAAAAAGAATATTGGTGGTTTAGAAGCATATTTGGCATTATTATCGCAGAATGCACCTTTGCCTTCTTGGGGTAAAAATAAAAAATTGGCATTCTATATTAACCTGTACAATGCTGCAACGGTAAAATTGATTGTTGACAATTACCCTACCAAAAGCATTAAGGATATCCCTAATCGTTGGAAGAAAGAATGGATTTCTGTAAACGGAGACGTTACTTCTTTAAATGATATTGAACATGAAGTATTGCGTAAAATGGGCGAACCAAGAATTCATTTTGCAATTAACTGTGCTTCTTATTCTTGTCCAAAATTGCTTAACACCGCGTTTACTGAACAAAACATGGAAAGGCTACTTTCTAAGGCTACTATCGATTTTGTCAATGACCAAAAACGAAATCGGTTTGAGGGTGACACCGCGCGACTTTCAAAAATATTCAAGTGGTATAAAAACGATTTTACAGGAGAAACTTCATTGTTGGGATATATAAACAGGTACTTGGATAACCCGACAAGAAAAGATGCAAAGGTTGAATACTTGGACTATGATTGGAGTTTGAATGAAGCAAAGTAA
- the lptC gene encoding LPS export ABC transporter periplasmic protein LptC, with amino-acid sequence MKQILKNNLKCLATVFTVAILFMGCKDNYERVGEEAVKPIFPQGVAQNFTLTYTEAKKEMSTEDLSNSKIIAILTSPITEDFDNQSFKFRTFPKGLKVDFFDEKNQKSVITADYGIVYSQTNLIDLQGNVVIESHDGKKLETPQLFYDRANSWIFTEEVFTYTNPEDGTVMDGEGMDFNKDFSFFKAHKTYGLMTIKEKE; translated from the coding sequence GTGAAACAGATTTTAAAAAATAATTTAAAGTGTCTTGCCACGGTTTTTACCGTGGCAATCCTTTTTATGGGCTGTAAGGACAACTATGAAAGAGTAGGTGAAGAAGCAGTAAAGCCAATTTTTCCGCAGGGAGTAGCTCAAAACTTCACTCTTACCTATACGGAGGCAAAAAAAGAAATGAGCACGGAGGATTTGTCCAATTCAAAGATAATCGCCATTCTTACTAGTCCAATTACTGAGGATTTCGATAACCAAAGTTTTAAGTTTCGTACCTTTCCTAAAGGGCTTAAAGTTGACTTTTTTGATGAGAAAAACCAGAAAAGTGTGATTACGGCCGACTACGGCATCGTTTATTCCCAAACTAATTTAATAGACCTACAGGGGAACGTGGTCATAGAAAGTCATGATGGAAAAAAATTGGAAACTCCTCAGTTGTTTTATGACAGGGCCAATAGCTGGATTTTTACAGAAGAAGTATTTACATACACAAACCCTGAGGACGGTACGGTAATGGACGGAGAGGGAATGGATTTTAATAAAGACTTTAGTTTTTTCAAGGCCCACAAAACCTATGGTCTTATGACCATAAAAGAAAAAGAGTAA